GCAGGCACGCTGATTACCGCGAAACGATCTTTTATCATCACACGCAATAACGGCTTCCTCGTCATCAAGATCAACCGCCCCACGTTCAAATGGCCGTCGATATTGACGATAGAGGTCTGTTTTGGGCATATATCGATATTGCGATATTGGGGACATTCTTGATTATGCCGCGTGACCTCGGAGTGTCGTATTGGGTTTTGATGGTGCTGGCGCTGACGGGGCGGCATTTGGACGACTTCGCTTGATGCAAACCTCTGCGTGTCTTGCGATAAGTAAGGAGCATTCAGCTTATCGTTTGTTAGCCACGATGCATTCAACAGACGATGCAAGGTGCATTGAGCGGCTGCGTTCGACCCTGAGGAGACGGTGGGCGTTGCCGAAAGCGGACATTCAAAGGGGAGCGCAACCGGGGCTGTCAAGCCGTTCGGTTCGCGAAGAACGTTCTCAAGAATGAGCGAAATCGGGCCGAACCAGAGCGCTGCAGCGCCTGATCTACTACCTCCTGGGCGATCTCTGAACAATAGAGCTTCGCAATCCAGGCCTCCCGGCCGATCGAAGGTGATCCAATCGTTGCTGCAGTCGCGATTACACCGGATCAGTCAAGATATACCGCTGACTCCATGTGGCAATCATGTTGGCAACGTAGATCGCATCGGCCTTGCGTGTGAGCAGGTGATCGGCATCGTCCAGCGAAATGAAACTCTTAGGATGCTTAGCCGCAGTAAAGATTTGCACTGCATTAGTGATGTCGACCGTAGTGTCATGCGGCGAATGCATCACAAGCAATGCTTTTCTCAGATGCGCAATCTTGTCTGATAGCTGGTGTTCCGCAGCATCCGCCAAAAACTGGCGCTTGATGCGGAATGGACGTCCGGCGAGTTGTACCTCGGCCTCGCCGTCATTTTCGATTTTGGCGAGATGGTCACGAAACAGTCCGGTGACATGGGTCGGATCGCTGGGTGCGCCAATTGTCACCACCGCTCGCACTTCCGGGATATCTGTCGCTGCGGCCAATACGGCAGCACCGCCCAAGCTATGGCCGATGAGCAGCGCAGGGGCTCGACGCACTTGCCGTAGATGATCGGCTGCAGCAATCAGATCGGTCAGGTTAGATGAAAAATTGGTATTGGGAAATTCTCCCTCGCTTGCACCCAATCCGGTGAAATCGAAGCGCAAGACAGCAATGCCGTGATCGGTTAACGCATGGGCTATTCGGCTTGCGGCAAAAACATCCTTCCCGCAGGTGAAGCAATGTGCAAACAACGCAACGGCATGAATCGGCCCGTCCGGGGCGTCCAGCCGCGCGGCAAGCTTTTGTCCATCTGATCCGGGAAATTCGGTGCGTTCGGCTTTCATACCAACCTCCGGTTCGAGTCAGGATTCCACGCTTTGACCAGCAGCGATCCAGGCATCAATACCACCCGCCGGAGCAAAGCGGAGCGCGAAATTTTCCCCAACTGGTTGCCCCGGGAATCAGGGTTTCTCATACACATGGCCTGTTGACCGCGCAGGTCCGCGCGATGTCCACAGCGCTTCCACGCGCAGCGCGAGTTCAGAGGGGTTCGTCGAACGACCAACGTCCGCGCTTCGATGCTTTCGCGCGGCACAAACTCGCTCGGGCAAGCGGGATTTCGAAAACCGGTGTGCGGCATGAAACGCGCACGTCCGTCCGCACGCGAGTCGTAGCACTTCAAGAGCAGTACCTCATCGGGTCGCATCTCGGACACATAGAACCACTGGTGCGCAGGGTTGCGGCGCACCGAATAGATCTGGCCGCTATGGCGCGGCACCGCCAAGTCGTGCTCGCCGAAGTGAAGAATGTCGGTTGCGACCAGATCCTCGGGCGACACGCTGCGTGCGTCGCACAGCGCGAGCGGGTTGTCCAACACTGGGCCGACGATCGGCCGCCACAGGTTGACGAAGGCGATGTGCCGATCCGCTAGATCGGAGCGCCCGGCCGCATCGAGTATTTCCTGCTTTCGTCTCGGGCCGGACTGCTCAGTGTAGTCGTTGTGCACCTGATCGACCGGCACCCGCACGCCGAGCTCGCCGCGCGTGGCACGCGCCGCGCTGCGTACGTTGTGATCGAACACGATCACCGCGAGCGCACTCGTGATCGCGCGCATCACGGTTTGCACCTCAGGGTAGTAGCGTTCGCGCACTGCAGCTTCGTCGTAGAAGTCGGCGAACCCC
The genomic region above belongs to Gemmatimonadaceae bacterium and contains:
- a CDS encoding alpha/beta fold hydrolase, with amino-acid sequence MKAERTEFPGSDGQKLAARLDAPDGPIHAVALFAHCFTCGKDVFAASRIAHALTDHGIAVLRFDFTGLGASEGEFPNTNFSSNLTDLIAAADHLRQVRRAPALLIGHSLGGAAVLAAATDIPEVRAVVTIGAPSDPTHVTGLFRDHLAKIENDGEAEVQLAGRPFRIKRQFLADAAEHQLSDKIAHLRKALLVMHSPHDTTVDITNAVQIFTAAKHPKSFISLDDADHLLTRKADAIYVANMIATWSQRYILTDPV
- a CDS encoding CmcJ/NvfI family oxidoreductase; the protein is MAYLGPGDGPTQVRIYPPSSGLATVRPASVQHLVLIRDARSIADGLRLDEHGFELHSRQSGFADFYDEAAVRERYYPEVQTVMRAITSALAVIVFDHNVRSAARATRGELGVRVPVDQVHNDYTEQSGPRRKQEILDAAGRSDLADRHIAFVNLWRPIVGPVLDNPLALCDARSVSPEDLVATDILHFGEHDLAVPRHSGQIYSVRRNPAHQWFYVSEMRPDEVLLLKCYDSRADGRARFMPHTGFRNPACPSEFVPRESIEARTLVVRRTPLNSRCAWKRCGHRADLRGQQAMCMRNPDSRGNQLGKISRSALLRRVVLMPGSLLVKAWNPDSNRRLV